One stretch of Verrucomicrobiales bacterium DNA includes these proteins:
- a CDS encoding class I SAM-dependent methyltransferase, translated as MNQHFNSDRFPRSSAYNPDWIAAAASGGANSLWLTEWLAAKMDLKPGMRVLDLGCGRAASSVFLQREFGVQVWATDLWFDASENLQRIRDAGAEHSVFPIHADARSLPFAREFFDAVVSIDSFSYYGTDDLFLSNLARFVKPGGQLGMAGAGLMQEITGSVPEHLREWWEPGLWCHHSAGWWRRHWERSGIVDVQVADHLPEGSQMWLHWQRKICPENTTEIRALEADAGRYLGYVRMVGRRRPDQKLEEPIVSIPTQYVSKRLLRD; from the coding sequence ATGAACCAGCATTTCAACTCAGACCGGTTTCCCCGCTCCTCAGCCTATAACCCAGACTGGATAGCCGCAGCCGCCAGCGGTGGAGCCAACTCCCTTTGGCTGACGGAATGGCTTGCGGCTAAAATGGATCTGAAACCCGGCATGCGCGTTCTCGACCTGGGTTGCGGAAGAGCGGCGTCCTCTGTGTTCCTCCAACGCGAGTTTGGCGTGCAGGTTTGGGCGACCGATCTGTGGTTCGACGCCTCAGAGAACCTCCAGCGAATCCGGGATGCGGGCGCCGAACACTCGGTCTTCCCCATACACGCTGATGCGCGCTCCCTCCCCTTCGCCCGCGAGTTTTTCGACGCGGTGGTGTCGATTGATTCCTTTTCCTATTATGGAACGGATGATCTCTTTCTGAGCAACCTCGCCCGCTTCGTCAAGCCAGGCGGACAGCTGGGAATGGCCGGTGCCGGGCTGATGCAGGAGATCACCGGTTCCGTCCCCGAGCATCTTCGAGAGTGGTGGGAGCCGGGCCTGTGGTGCCATCATTCGGCAGGCTGGTGGAGACGCCACTGGGAGCGGTCCGGAATCGTGGACGTGCAAGTGGCGGATCACCTGCCGGAAGGCAGCCAAATGTGGCTGCATTGGCAGAGGAAGATTTGCCCGGAGAACACGACCGAAATCCGGGCCTTGGAAGCCGATGCCGGACGTTACCTCGGCTACGTCCGCATGGTCGGCCGAAGGCGGCCGGATCAGAAGCTGGAGGAGCCGATTGTTTCGATTCCAACCCAGTATGTATCCAAGCGGCTGCTGAGGGACTGA